One part of the Humulus lupulus chromosome 9, drHumLupu1.1, whole genome shotgun sequence genome encodes these proteins:
- the LOC133799403 gene encoding putative disease resistance protein At1g50180 codes for MAESVVSFLLEKLSSMLEDEVKLVSSFRNEVVFVKNELDRMRAFLRSADATEDHDEEIKVWVKQVREVAYDAEDIIDDFLYRFEHPKRHGFYGYLCKMARGIKNLKARRRIASQLQSIKLRVTDIFEGCQRYGYKLSSTEIGSSSGTKPCYYSEIRSDARLLEEAQLVGIEPKKQALLSFLVKDTSQLRVAAVVGMGGLGKTTLVSSVYNDSRVKNHFHQLQAWVNISQLFKLDEVLRQIIQQFFKAMKLPLPDEVEKSTDPHFLKTTIVDFLSDKRYLVVLDDIWDVNAWEAVKVAFRNNNNGSRMLGVRS; via the exons ATGGCAGAGAGTGTGGTGAGTTTTCTACTGGAGAAGCTTTCGTCCATGTTGGAAGATGAGGTGAAACTCGTGAGCAGCTTTCGAAATGAAGTTGTTTTTGTGAAAAATGAGTTGGATCGTATGAGAGCTTTCTTGCGATCTGCTGATGCTACGGAAGATCACGATGAAGAAATCAAAGTGTGGGTTAAGCAAGTTAGAGAGGTCGCTTACGATGCAGAAGACATCATCGATGATTTCTTGTACAGATTTGAGCATCCCAAGCGACATGGATTCTATGGTTATTTGTGTAAGATGGCTCGCGGGATCAAGAACTTGAAAGCTCGTCGTCGAATTGCCTCCCAATTGCAGAGTATCAAACTCAGAGTTACTGATATTTTTGAGGGGTGCCAGAGATATGGTTACAAACTGAGTAGTACGGAGATCGGCTCGAGTTCGGGAACTAAACCTTGCTACTATTCTGAGATTAGAAGCGACGCACGGTTGCTGGAAGAAGCTCAACTAGTGGGCATTGAACCAAAGAAGCAAGCTCTTTTGAGTTTTCTTGTCAAGGATACCTCTCAACTACGAGTGGCTGCAGTGGTCGGGATGGGAGGGCTGGGCAAAACCACTCTGGTGAGTTCAGTTTATAATGATTCACGAGTAAAGAATCATTTTCATCAACTCCAAGCTTGGGTCAATATTTCACAATTGTTCAAGCTAGATGAAGTTCTGAGACAAATTATCCAGCAATTTTTCAAAGCTATGAAGCTGCCACTTCCTGATGAAGTCGAGAAGTCCACAGACCCGCACTTCCTAAAGACAACCATTGTTGATTTTCTTAGTGACAAAAGATATTTGGTTGTATTGGATGACATATGGGATGTGAATGCATGGGAAGCAGTGAAAGTTGCATTTCGGAACAACAACAATGGTAGCCGA ATGTTGGGGGTCAGATCTTAA